The Quercus robur chromosome 3, dhQueRobu3.1, whole genome shotgun sequence DNA segment TTCCATTGCTACATAGTATTGAGTACTGTGTACTTCTAAGCCATAATTCACTTCATAGCTTACAGTTTCCCTACAATCAATCAAATAGTCTTAATTTTCCCATCCTTAATCCTAGCCTAGTAGGCAACTggggctttttttttattattttatttaaataattttttatttgaagagTAAGGGGATGTAAAATCTTGGTGGAATTTTAAATAGTGTTAGGTAGTAGAGAAAATTATTTAGTATGACTGGTTTTGAGATATCAACAATTGAGGATAAGCCCAATATCTTAAGGAGGCTcgattgcaaaaaaaaaaaaaaaaaaaagaagctttcaAGGAAAACTTAGGTAGTCAAAGGCTTAGTAGCTATGCCGATAGATGTTTGGAAGAGCTGCCAACAGATTCTTAGCATCACTGATGGTGTCAAAGAAACATTTCTTCCCTCCAATGAGCTCTAGTTCAAACAGTACCTCCTCTCCCTATAAAAGTGGTTGGAGGTAAGGTCATTGCTCAAAACTCTTTGGGTGTGTGTTttcaacataataataataataaaaaaaaaacctctcttgTCATTATTTCTAAAGCCCAAACACGATTGAAGGATCTGTAGATATAGGCTTTGTTTGTTTCGTTGTAATATAATTTtctgatgtaaaaatattttacaactgAAATTTTTTCATTATACAACCTaacaaacactggaaaatgttTTCCAGAGCATTTTCAggaattgtaaaatattttacgaaGAAACAAATGTAGCCATAATTGTGACTGGCCTAGACATGGAGCATGGCCTTTAAAAAAGTACATGGTGGTGTTGTGTGCGCTGTTGTAGTGGACATTGGAGCATCTTTTGTAACGCTATAAGGTTGCTTCTGAGTAGTGGAGcttcttttttcatattttctggTTTCAGTGGGTGCTCCCAGAAAAGTTTCCCGACTTTTTGTTTAGTTGGCAGAATTGGGTAGGCAAGCATTCTTTGGATGTTTGGAATATTTTCCTGTTATTTGATGTGGACTTTGTGGAGGGAACGAAATTGTCATATATTTAAGGACATAAAAAATTCAAGGGCTCAGTTGATAGCTTTGTTTTCTCAATTGTTGTTTGATTGGTGCTGTGCATGGGTTTTACTAGTAGTAACTCCATTGCTGATTTCTTTGAGTCTTCGTCCTTCTGTACGTAATCTTTTGTGATTCTTTAGATTTTGTCCATTAAGGTGCTGCTGCATATTCTTAGGCACAAATATATACTTCATTGTTGTGCTGAGTAATAATGGATATTAATACATAATATAGTTATTGAAAGCTGCTGTTGATTCTGAGATTTGTTGTTTTCATTCCCATGCAGTACAAGTTTTGTGTTGATGGAGTGTGGCGGCATGACGAGAGTCAGCCCTTCATACCAGGGGAATATGGGTTAGTGAATACCATCTTAATAAGAGAACCGGATATGATTCCCTCTACTTATAGTCATCAACCACCTGACATAGACATGGATTATGATGTCGTTATGCCCCCGGTAaggcaatatatatattaaaaatttaagttCTGTTTCTCAAATGCTGCTAGCGTTCCAATaactgttttatttttcttgtttgcgACAGTAATTATAGTTACTGTCCAAGTGTCATAATATGGCAATCAGACGTAAGTTTCCCCCACATCCTTGAAAGTTCTTCACACCTACGAATAATTCGTGATGATAATTTCTTACTTTGCTTGCAACTGTCCAAGTGTCATAATGTGGTGATCAGACAAAGTAATAAATTGCAGAGAGATAAATTTCCCCctaaaaaaagatgaagaattaAGGGACTTGAAAATTTTCTGAAAAGtctttttaggttttgattAGCCAGAAAATCTGTTGTTGATTTTGCTTCTTTCTGCTTGCCAGAAAAGAACAATCCAAAGAGCCATATACATTGTTGATAATCATGATAGTGTTTCATGGTAATATTTTTCGCTGTTCAAGTTTCTTGGATTtagtattaattttaataaaaatatttttaattgtagtTTATAGGGGGAGTTCTAATGTCattgttagtatttttttttaatactttatgTTTATTATCTGGTAATATAAAATAGGTCACTTTGTTGCATGGTCCTTTGCAGGAAGCAGTTCCAAGGATATCAGTGACTGATTTGGAGGTTTCTCGACACCGTATATCTTTGTTCCTGTCTACACATAATGCTTATGAATTGCTTCCTGAGTCAGGCAAGGTTTGAATGCTTTTACCCTTTTAAGGAgctatttatgttttaattatCTATAAATTTGCCACTCTTTACTTGGTAAACTCATCACTTGCTTTCAAGTTCAATTGTCTTAAATCTTTCATTGTGCAGATCATTGCCCTGGATGTTAACTTACCTGTGAAGCAAGCGTTTCATATTCTCTTTGAGCAGGTGACTGTCCTTTTACATGCTGAAACTCATTTAACCAATTAGAGCACATACACTGACAgaagagtgtgtgtgtgtgtgtgtgtattggtggtttttttttttgtgggggggggggggtgttgaaCTAACCCAAATGCTTTATTTTAGTTTCTAGGACCTGTCTTTTTATTATGAGAGTTGTTtggctttttcatttttcttttgagaaaaaggGTGTTCCAAGGGGTGTAGTTGATCTTTTGATGCTTATAAGTTTTATGCTTATTATGCTTCTCCTTTGGGTAATGTAAATTAGCAGCTTtggtgtttcttttttatttttatttttatgcctGTCTTTAGGTTTTGCTGTCATTCacttttttaattactattttgtTCTAGCATATGATCTTTTTACTTGTGTGTCTTTGCTGATTATTAGCCTTTCTTTTTGGGTACTGAATTGCTGATTATTAGCTTAGATGTACGTCTTTGCTGATATAAGCTGCTTCCAGGGAATCTCTGTGGCTCCTCTCTGGGATTTTGGCAAGGGCCAGTTTGTTGGAGTTCTTAGTGCGTTGGACTTCATCCTAATATTGAAAGAGGTATCCTTGGCTTGAAGTAAACTTCTACGTTACCTTGTGACATGGTGGTTTTGAAGGAAAACTGTCCTttgttttaaagtttaaaatgtaCATGGATTGACATCAGAATATCAGAAACTTTTATGTGCTGGTGATAGCTATAAAGGACAACTATATttgtaatttgaaaaaaaaaagaaaaaagaatgtaCTGGGGTTTACATAAGAagtattacaaaattattgattttatgaaaatttacaACTCTCCTAGGACTTGTGGTTGTGCAAAGTACACTATGCTTCTTAGTCTTGTGAAACCCGCCAAATTAAAAAGTAGCACCAATGCAGTGCTACATTACTGCCATAAGACTGTTCATTTAATTATTCTATATTCTCTTCATCTGCTGACATCACAAGTCACTGTATCATGAGCTTGGGTAAAAAGGGGACTGCTTCCGAGTCACTTGATTTGTTATGATTCTAGTAAATAAACCACTTTTCAAGGTTTTCTGATTTATGCATCTTTGAAAgatacctatcaaaaaaaaaaaaaaaaaagcatctttgAAAGTTTAGTCAGTTAAGATTAAATTCAGTagcttattttgtatgttaagGAGAGTATTTTTTAATGGGTATACATCCACCTGCTTTAAGAACTATTATTTGATTGCTCTTACGAGGAgaggaggtgccatttgagctagagttTATTGGGAGAAAGTAGTTTGGGCAATCATTTGCTTGATAGTTGTAGTTTTCATGCATCATAGTTTTGTTGTGTTGTTGGTACCTTAGTACACTGCCTGTGTGCTTTGgttccttttattattttaatttttcaataaagcattattacttatcaaaaaggtAGTTTGGgcaaccatttaaaaaaagatcCATGCTTTGGAAAATCCTTCTTGGAATTTTGGCCTGTAGTGCTGTACACCTTAGCATGGTTAGCTTTTGTTATGCTCATCAATATGTTTATCCTTCGCTTGTGAATTTTCATGGCTGCCAAtcccaatttattttttttgataacttcACCTACCGCAATCCTACAGAAAAGCATTTGTAAACTGATtcttatatatttgtatattgtCTGTGGTTCATCCCTCTTATATCTTGACTGCTTGCTTGATCGTCCTAGTTTATTTTGTCTTCTGGATGCTCGTTTCCTCAATGTTTtctttgaaaaacaaacaaacacttgCGCTTGTAGATGAAAGCATACCTTAGGTCCTTTTAACACGTGTAACCGTCTGAATTTCAGCTTGGGAGTCATGGATCAAACTTGACAGAGGAAGAGCTTGAAACACATACTATAGCAGCTTGGAAAGAGGGGGGAAAACTACATCTTACTAGAACAATGGATGGCAATGGGGCATCATTTTCTCGTCGACATCTTGTTCATGTAAGTGCTTCTTGAGATTCTGTGCCAAAAGGATCTAGCAAGCACGTCTGAAAACTTAATTTTCTAATGATTATCATCTTTTGAGCTATTTGAAAAAAGGTGCTACTTAGCTGCATTTTGACTGCATATTCTGCTCTTACATGAATGCGGTGATCATATTGCTAACTCGTAAAGATATagatataaaaatttgaaaaacgtGATGAGGGTGCCAGAATTTGCAGCTTTTTAGTGTCTTCTTTAGTTTTAGATTTCCATAAGAACCGTGTGTAGTGTTGATGGGATTGGAGGGAGAGAATTCGCTTAACTTGTCCCGACAATCAGTGCTTCCTGTCAAATAAATTTACACTACCTTACACTTTGTCAGATGGTTGGACTTCCCTTTTATGTTGAACTTTTTTTGGAGGTTTACATCAAGAAAGTCTTTGATCAGATGGTGCGAAGGAGTCTATTGTATATTTTGGCATGCAGGTGGCATCTTGTGCAATTTAGCCGGACTTGTGTTATATTGGACTCTGGTGTTAATATGCATCAACATATATTGCAACAACCCTAGATCCTAGCGTTTGTATCACCCCTCTGCAATTTCTCCCCACATTCTGTAGTTAGCTGGCTATGTGTATTTGTTAACCTATTTACCCTCATTGTAGTTCTGTTGATTGGTTAAAGATGTTAAAACTGTTTATTGATTGTTTAAAGTATGAGTTTTATAATCAAATATCCTTTTTGCTGATTGATGGGAGAACTAGGATTCAGTTACCTCAAAATATCTTGATGCTGGAATGTGCTGTCTCAATAGTCTAATATTTATTACTTCTGTTTTCCACAGGCTGGGCCAAATGATTGTCTGAAAGATGTtgctttgaaaattttgcaaaacaAGGTGGCGACAGTTCCCATAATCCATTTTTCTTTGCAGGATGGTTCAGTTCCACAGCTGCTACATCTTGCTTCCCTGTCTGGGATACTAAAATGTAAGCTTCTTCCAGGTTTGTCACTTAAAAGTTACATGTTTTGAAACTAATCCATGGGCCTAATTTTCAGGTATATACAGGTATTTTAGACATTCGTCTAGCTCCTTGCCCATTCTTCAACAACCGATTTGTTCAATTCCTTGTGGAACATGGGTTCCAAAAATTGGTGACTCGAAGCCATTTGCAATGTTAAGGCCAAATGCCTCTCTTAGTGCTGCTCTAGCTTTGTTGGTTCAAGGTGATTTTCCTTCTCTTCTGTAACAACTGCATGAAGGTTTTGGTGATGTTCTTGgaatgaaaatgataaaatctTACTGTAAAAACTAAGGTTTGTGATTGGAGGATTAATTTTTCCCCCCCAATTTataggaggaaaagaaaaatcaatcacatgttttttattttatcttgtaCGAATTGGCTTGTTTGTTTTGGTCTTCTGCATCACATACCTGGACTTAATCCTCTTCTTACTGCACTTTGTTTTTGGCCTTCAAGTTTTTCTTGAGGATTGTGCTAATCCAACCGTATCTGTATGAGAAGGCATCTTTCTTCCGCATATCCATTGATGAACGTTTGAGAGGAATGATATTTTTTCCAGGCTAGGAGTATTCTAGCTGCTGAGAATTCTATGTTCCTCCTGATTTTAACTTCATTAGCTTTTGCATTATAACACTTGACTTTGTAAGCAGCAAGCTGGTTTCCTTTCAATTATTCTTCCTCAGCTGTTGGCCTTGTGTTATTACATTTTCCCTTTTGCAGCTGGAGTTAGTTCAATACCAATTGTGGATGATAACGGCTCATTGCTGGATATTTATTCACGGAGGTAAtctgctctctctcttttggatTTGTATAAAGGTATTCTTTATTACTGCTTTGGCAAAAGATAAAGTATATGCAAAAATTCACAGATGTGTGCTATTTCCTTCTCAGTGATATTACTGCTTTGGCAAAAGATAAAGTATATGCACAAATTCGCCTCGATGAAATGAGTATTCTTGAGGTAATTTTTCATTGGCACTCATCTGATTGCATTAGGCACATAGACTGTATGGTAGCTAGCCACCTCTTTTGTAAGAAGATATTTCCTTGGTTGCATAATGTATGATGTATGACAATTTAGTATTTATGAGGTTAGTTTCTCATTCACTCATCCAACTGCGGTacttaatttaccaaaaaaaaaaaaaaaaaacacacttaTCCAACTGCATTAGGCATGTAGATATGGTAGCCAGCCAGctcttttgaaagaaaatattctttttgttaAGTGAGCTTTTTACTCCAAGAAGATATATCCTTGGTTGCATTAattgatgaaaatttttaatttctgtGATTACTTTGACTTGTCATTATTACATTAGTGTTTGGGTTTCTATTCAGTTCAATCCAATGCATCTTCTACTCTTAGAAAAATGTTCTGCTTGATAAAGCTTTGAAGATAAGAgataattttatattctttggGCTTTTTAGTTAAAAGCACGTAGGCATGGTGCCACTGAATCATCACTTATTATTAGCAGTAAAATGAAGGGAGAGTTTCATGGTTTATAATATTTATGAGGGTGATTGGGCTTCTTAAGTTGTGACTCTTGTTAGGCGCTGCACGCCATACTTGGTGAGAAATATATTTGTAATGTACTTTATTGTTCTTGCTCTTATTGATGGTTGTTACATTTTCCTGAAAAAGCATTATTTGTTATGGACAATAATGGAATATCTTAGTTTTATGGGGATAAGCTTGCTTATTCACAAGCTTACTCCCACCCCAACTGGCAGCTACTGTCTCACCATCTCTTCTAAATTTTCATTATCCTGATGACTCAGAGAAGTGAGGATTTCCCATTGCTTTGATTATGGTTATTTGCATTTGGTACTTACTAATCCAATAATTTTGACCAAAATGCAAGAATTGTTCCACTTACTTCTTTTCTGAGCTTGCTTGGAGTCTTTTTTCATTGGGTAACAAGTCTAAATAGCTACATTTGTTGATATAAATTTCCCAGAGGAATGtgcttatttttaaattctccaagtgcaaaatttttaaaaatttgtagtttattCTTTGGTTGGAAAACAATTATGAATTTTCATTGTTATACTGATTTTGAGGATCAATCAGTAATTGTATATTCTCATAATTTACTTGAGCCAGTTGCTGCAGTGTCTGCCCAAACTTCTGGATGTCAAATGTTCAGTCGTTAAGTCAGGCACAATGCAAGTAGTTTTACTTACACTAGTAGTTAATTTGGGCACAATGCTTTACCTTATCTTTCTAAGTGTGCCAATTTTTTCTATGTGTTTAGGCATTGCGATTGGGACAAGATGCGAACTCACCTCATGGGGTCTTCAATGGACAGAGATGTCAGATGTGTTTGCGATCTGATCCCCTGCATGAAGTGATGAAACGGTTGGCAAATCCTGGTAATTTGCTTAGCTCCCTTTAAGATGGTTTATGTTATTTCCCCTTGATCGATTAAGTAGCTTGTTCATGTGTATCCTTTCAGGGGTTAGGAGACTTATAATTGTGGAGGCTGGCAGCAATCGTGTGGAAGGTATAATATCATTGAGTGATGTGTTCAAATTCTTGCTAGGTTATCCAGAATTTGTTGGCCACCATTTCACATGAAGGGGTTGATCATGGTGCCATTTGGGAAGTCCCATTGATTTATTGACATCTTGTATCTTTGAGCTGTGATCTCCTTCCCATTGTGAAAGCTCTAATTTCTTTCTCCAAGTCTTGGTTGGACTAGCCTCATGCTTCTGAGCACCACCCCCATCTTTaggatagaaaattttaaagagaaaaaagaaatctgtAAATTGTGAGGTTTCAATTTTTTACCTTTTCAACACCTAATTATTATCAACTGTGCAGCTGGCACAGCTGCCATGTTTGTGTCTAGTGCTAACAGAAAATGAGGCAGGAAAAAAGAAGTGAAGACTTTATATGGCACCCTTTGCTGCTTGTTCGGCTGTACGTAAAAAAGTCTGTTagttcaatttcaatttcagttgCTGTTCTTCGATTGTTTAATTGTAACATTGCTGTTTGTTGGGCTGTGACAATTTATGTCACGGGGTTTAATTGTCTATAAATTTAAGATGGCTTGTTTGTGTCTCTTGTTTAGAGCTTCAATATGATCTCATTGCTTTTTCAGTCTAATTTACAGTGAAGAGTGAACCCTACTGTGTTGTAGAGATCATGTCCAACCACTAACTAGGCTATCCTAGTCATAGCTAGAGTTAAGATTTAAAAGTGACCATATATCCTATTATTTACTGTTAGAATTTTACAAATCTTATTCATTTATGTATATGGATTTATCTGGGATTAATGTGAGATTATTGTGAAATGGAAGGTTCAGATTTCATTAGGGGTTGTATGCTTATATtctcaataaaaagaaaagggttaTGTTAATCTTGGTGTTGAAGCGTGCACACGGTTTATGTTTGTAGAACAAAACAAGGCCTTTCTATAACCTAGTTTATGTTATGTTAATCTTAGGCACCATCTTTCCGGACCTGCGCAACAGTTCACACCACCAACCGTAATAAACAATTACTTGCCTCAATTTGTTTCTGTATTTACGGTAGGTGTGTGGATTGCACAAGGGGAGGTAAGGGTAGGGAATCTTCAACAGCCTAGCTATACTaccttatttttgtttaatttaatagGCATATTTCCTTAAAACTCTTTTTGAAAAGCCTTAAGAATTGGCAAGCTATTTTGGATTAGAAACTAGTAAGTTACCCGTGCATAGTACCGAAAATATCTTAATATTTGATTTAAGATAGTTTTGGAGaatattttacatgtattaTAGCATAGCATTATTGTTATAGAACTTTATTAGTAATGAGTTTATTATAAAAAGCAACCATTATAAATGGTACATATATCCATTacaattattcaattaaagtattgaagtaaaaaaaaaaaaaaaactttggatgaatattgtagaataaaagttgatatgGAACAtgtttatctctttttctttaattctaaatCAAACTACACATTCCAAATATCTACAGTCAATCGTATCATTACAAAATTCACAAATCTATAATATCTAACCTTAACATCAAGTCAATCACATCATTACAAAATTCACAAATCTCCAATATCTAACCTTAACATCAAAATCGTAATTGTTGTTGTCACTTAATATAAAATGTATACCCCCTTCTTGGTTGTAGTTAATTCATATGGGTTAAGATGCGGGTTAAGATTAGATGAGACAACCATATTAGAGTGAGGTAGGTGTTGTTGAAAGATTGAAggtaaataatattattttttgttcgtGCGTATTTGACATGAAAAGACATGAAGGGATATGAGTAGGTATATATAAAAGGATAGAAGTGCAAGATGTGAAAATGGTAAATTAAAATGTAAAgagttttgtgtgtatgtgtgagggATGAAATGTTTTGAAACATTGaaacaaaagatacaaagaatatttattttttagttagaAAAGTCTTAAAatattgaaccaaatgaaacaaaaattcaaaatttaatttgtgtTATATTTGATGTAGCACTCGAGAATATTTGAATTCTCTTTACATAAAATACGCCACTTGATAAAATCTCAGACTTTTCCACGTGAGGTCTTTGTTTTTATATCTATATTGATTGATGATTTGATACAGGAGTCAGCCAAATGTGGCTAGCAGACTTGGACTTGCCAAAAATTTtatagggtaaattacaaatttgttcTCTAACCCTTTCGTTGCGCGTCAATTTGgacttttaacattttaaacGTGTCAGTTTAGTCTCTTACATTTTGATATTGTATCAAAATAATCTCTGCCGGTAAGTGATGGATACAAAAGGTTGTTATAGCTAACGGTTATGTTATTTTCATGACACATAAAATGCCATGTATACTGCCACATCAACGTAggcttctttatatatatagtgcaGAATTTATCACCGACCACCAATCCACCTGTTTGCCGACCAGATCTTCCCTCGAAATCAAGGAAGAATGCAGATCACAAAATTGAAACAACCCCACCTCTTCTTTAAACTCTCCCTCTCTATATTTCTGCCTTTCCCAACATTTATTCACACAGGTTTTTGGTATGATTattttgtttcaaatattgTGTGCTGACAGAAGGATGTTTTTGAAATAAGTGTTTAATCAGTTTTAAGGCCAAGTTGTTAAATAGATCTATTATGAGAGCTTTACGTTAAACAACCAAGCATACACATCATATACAACAGAATATAAATATGACATAGGATGTGATTACTTAGAAAATCTTATGAAACAACTTGTTCCAAAGGAAAAATTTGGGAGGACTTGACCTAATCAATCTTAAGGTAACAGTTCCACTATAAGCCTATAAGATGAAGGTTTGCAATTAAGAATAAACAATTTACAGTAAACCTAACTTCAGTTACCAAACTAAGTTTTGAATCCCACAGATCTCTTTTATAGTGAACTGTTGCAACATGAACCTCCAATTCACACACTTCAAAATCCTATTGAAGATTTGAATCTTCAGTACACTTGATAGCTGAAGGTTAGCAACTTGATTTCACCGGTTTAACGAGTGTGTGAGATATCACCAGTAgtgattttgaaaaagtaataGACACAAATCTCTAGATCTCAAATTGAGCTGCTGCAAAGTTTCAAAAACATGACTTATAGTTTCCCTTAAATTCTTAGTGAAGTAGGTCTGAAACCTTAAACATATGATGGACTAATGGGCTGCCAAATAAAATCTACAGATTCGACTTTCGATCAGTCAAACTTTAGTTTCTATTGGTCGAAACTATTAAAACTTGATTCCTTGAATTTGtagcttctttcttcttcttctacattGAATACCAGCTTCTTGAGCATTATCCACTCAATTCTATAGACTCTATGagctatatctagacaagtttgtattCATGTGTTTGCCAACAAAAAACTATACAATTATAGAACCTACAAGTTCTTCACTTTGTTTTGCCGGAGGAGCTTGTCAACGGTGGTAGGACATGCTGGTTTTGTCGCTGAGACCTTCAACGCATACAACACATCCCTTtttgataaagtagcttttgcCTTTCAAGCTTCCCAACAGGACATTcttgccaaaaaaatatttgttgaatTGCTCAGAGTAGAAACTTTTCTTTTGCCCCTTCCCAAAATCAAACGTTAAATCATCAGTAGCAATACAACAGTGAAAAAGTGTActtcaatattttcaaaaaagaaaaaaaagaaactcattTCGTATATAGTATACAGCACAGAGAAGAggaaggaaaagggaaaaaaaatttaaagaaaaatacaaagcaATCGATCGACTGGGTTGCGTTCACATGATCACATTCCATTGTTTTACCTTTCTGGGTAActcttaattctttttatttgagcGGAAGAAATTcgacaaaaatgaaaaaccacAAGAATGCAAATAAGATGTTCTCTTTGAGGGAGAGCTTTTTAAAGAAGACGTGagtttgtttcaattttgtgaTCTGAATTCTTCCTTGGTTTCGTGGGAAATATGGTCGGCAAACATGGTGTGCTTAGCGGAGCCACGTTGAGACTGAAGAGGGCTCTGGTcccctcaaaatttttatgaattCACAGAAACGTTATGAGCTTGACTGTTTCTTGTCTCAGTTTTGTGTctctgaaaatttttcttcttttgtgtaaCTTGTTTTCTGAAGCCTTTTGTACTTTACAGACTTTTTAagtccaaaaatattttaatattttctctaattCTAAGAGATCACCGTGTGTATGGTTTAAAAACAATgcacttcaaaagaaaaattgatcTCATTTCTTTCACAAGTCCCCAGGTATGTGGTTTTCCTTCTATGGATCTcgtattgtttatttttaaataaattaagactATACTATTTTGATGAATGATAAATATACCATATTCTATAtagcatataaatataatacattattattattaatttgacaaaaatatatGATTGGTTATTcacttatttgattttttttttatgctttcgATGAttgtagtattttattttagactATTGTacatagaaaaatattatgttcacaacattttataATAAGGctacttaagatttgttttgaaaatagtgtgaaaatagcatttcttattatataatatagatatagtatataaagagaaaaaaaattatggtctCATTTTATACTTggccttcccccccccccccccccccaaagacAAATTCCTAGCTCCGTAGCGTGATAAACTATgtgctattgatttttttttttttttttttaagcttagattgatgtggcatttatgtggcatgaaa contains these protein-coding regions:
- the LOC126717020 gene encoding sucrose nonfermenting 4-like protein isoform X4, with amino-acid sequence MFGSVPDRGHDSSGISVPVLIPYTFLWRNGGRSVALCGTFTRWSGSIPMSPVEGRDDVFQVVCNLTPGNHQYKFCVDGVWRHDESQPFIPGEYGLVNTILIREPDMIPSTYSHQPPDIDMDYDVVMPPEAVPRISVTDLEVSRHRISLFLSTHNAYELLPESGKIIALDVNLPVKQAFHILFEQMYVFADISCFQGISVAPLWDFGKGQFVGVLSALDFILILKELGSHGSNLTEEELETHTIAAWKEGGKLHLTRTMDGNGASFSRRHLVHAGPNDCLKDVALKILQNKVATVPIIHFSLQDGSVPQLLHLASLSGILKCIYRYFRHSSSSLPILQQPICSIPCGTWVPKIGDSKPFAMLRPNASLSAALALLVQAGVSSIPIVDDNGSLLDIYSRSDITALAKDKVYAQIRLDEMSILELLQCLPKLLDVKCSVVKSGTMHCDWDKMRTHLMGSSMDRDVRCVCDLIPCMK
- the LOC126717020 gene encoding sucrose nonfermenting 4-like protein isoform X1, encoding MFGSVPDRGHDSSGISVPVLIPYTFLWRNGGRSVALCGTFTRWSGSIPMSPVEGRDDVFQVVCNLTPGNHQYKFCVDGVWRHDESQPFIPGEYGLVNTILIREPDMIPSTYSHQPPDIDMDYDVVMPPEAVPRISVTDLEVSRHRISLFLSTHNAYELLPESGKIIALDVNLPVKQAFHILFEQMYVFADISCFQGISVAPLWDFGKGQFVGVLSALDFILILKELGSHGSNLTEEELETHTIAAWKEGGKLHLTRTMDGNGASFSRRHLVHAGPNDCLKDVALKILQNKVATVPIIHFSLQDGSVPQLLHLASLSGILKCIYRYFRHSSSSLPILQQPICSIPCGTWVPKIGDSKPFAMLRPNASLSAALALLVQAGVSSIPIVDDNGSLLDIYSRSDITALAKDKVYAQIRLDEMSILEALRLGQDANSPHGVFNGQRCQMCLRSDPLHEVMKRLANPGVRRLIIVEAGSNRVEGIISLSDVFKFLLGYPEFVGHHFT
- the LOC126717020 gene encoding sucrose nonfermenting 4-like protein isoform X5; the protein is MFGSVPDRGHDSSGISVPVLIPYTFLWRNGGRSVALCGTFTRWSGSIPMSPVEGRDDVFQVVCNLTPGNHQYKFCVDGVWRHDESQPFIPGEYGLVNTILIREPDMIPSTYSHQPPDIDMDYDVVMPPEAVPRISVTDLEVSRHRISLFLSTHNAYELLPESGKIIALDVNLPVKQAFHILFEQLGSHGSNLTEEELETHTIAAWKEGGKLHLTRTMDGNGASFSRRHLVHAGPNDCLKDVALKILQNKVATVPIIHFSLQDGSVPQLLHLASLSGILKCIYRYFRHSSSSLPILQQPICSIPCGTWVPKIGDSKPFAMLRPNASLSAALALLVQAGVSSIPIVDDNGSLLDIYSRSDITALAKDKVYAQIRLDEMSILEALRLGQDANSPHGVFNGQRCQMCLRSDPLHEVMKRLANPGVRRLIIVEAGSNRVEGIISLSDVFKFLLGYPEFVGHHFT
- the LOC126717020 gene encoding sucrose nonfermenting 4-like protein isoform X2, with translation MFGSVPDRGHDSSGISVPVLIPYTFLWRNGGRSVALCGTFTRWSGSIPMSPVEGRDDVFQVVCNLTPGNHQYKFCVDGVWRHDESQPFIPGEYGLVNTILIREPDMIPSTYSHQPPDIDMDYDVVMPPEAVPRISVTDLEVSRHRISLFLSTHNAYELLPESGKIIALDVNLPVKQAFHILFEQMYVFADISCFQGISVAPLWDFGKGQFVGVLSALDFILILKELGSHGSNLTEEELETHTIAAWKEGGKLHLTRTMDGNGASFSRRHLVHAGPNDCLKDVALKILQNKVATVPIIHFSLQDGSVPQLLHLASLSGILKCIYRYFRHSSSSLPILQQPICSIPCGTWVPKIGDSKPFAMLRPNASLSAALALLVQAGVSSIPIVDDNGSLLDIYSRSDITALAKDKVYAQIRLDEMSILEALRLGQDANSPHGVFNGQRCQMCLRSDPLHEVMKRLANPGVRRLIIVEAGSNRVEAGTAAMFVSSANRK
- the LOC126717020 gene encoding sucrose nonfermenting 4-like protein isoform X3; its protein translation is MFGSVPDRGHDSSGISVPVLIPYTFLWRNGGRSVALCGTFTRWSGSIPMSPVEGRDDVFQVVCNLTPGNHQYKFCVDGVWRHDESQPFIPGEYGLVNTILIREPDMIPSTYSHQPPDIDMDYDVVMPPEAVPRISVTDLEVSRHRISLFLSTHNAYELLPESGKIIALDVNLPVKQAFHILFEQGISVAPLWDFGKGQFVGVLSALDFILILKELGSHGSNLTEEELETHTIAAWKEGGKLHLTRTMDGNGASFSRRHLVHAGPNDCLKDVALKILQNKVATVPIIHFSLQDGSVPQLLHLASLSGILKCIYRYFRHSSSSLPILQQPICSIPCGTWVPKIGDSKPFAMLRPNASLSAALALLVQAGVSSIPIVDDNGSLLDIYSRSDITALAKDKVYAQIRLDEMSILEALRLGQDANSPHGVFNGQRCQMCLRSDPLHEVMKRLANPGVRRLIIVEAGSNRVEGIISLSDVFKFLLGYPEFVGHHFT